In a genomic window of Micromonospora cremea:
- a CDS encoding D-arabinono-1,4-lactone oxidase, which translates to MVGTAPLTARWSNWAGNQRGSATAILRPGSPTDVAEAVRAAAATGGRIRVAGSGHSFTAIALADDRRMDLSELDTLVSVDVERRLVTVPAGMTLHALNGLLARHRLALPNLGDIDAQTVAGAISTGTHGTGVGFGCLSTFVEAITLVTGIGEVLRCSADEHPDVFAAARVSLGALGVLVEVTLRCVDAFVLHAHERPAALADVLDELPPLIGNHDHVEFYWFPYTARVQVKTNDRVPANDRPLPRWRGWLDDDFLANTVFASACRLGRAVPALAPRISAVSARALTERRYTGRSDRVFCTPRRVRFVEMEYGLPREALPEALAALRRIVDGLPFKVLFPVEVRFTAADDIWLSHGYGRDSAYIAVHQYVGMPYEPYFRAFEEVAAGLGGRPHWGKLHYRDAASLAAAYPRFGDFQSLRDRLDPDRVFTNPHLTHILGA; encoded by the coding sequence ATGGTCGGCACCGCACCGCTCACCGCCCGCTGGTCCAACTGGGCCGGTAACCAGCGTGGCAGCGCCACCGCAATCCTCCGCCCCGGCTCGCCGACCGACGTCGCCGAGGCCGTCCGGGCCGCCGCCGCCACCGGCGGCCGGATCCGGGTGGCCGGCAGCGGCCACTCGTTCACCGCGATCGCGCTCGCCGACGACCGGCGGATGGATCTGTCCGAGCTCGACACCCTCGTCAGCGTCGACGTCGAGCGCAGGCTCGTCACCGTACCGGCAGGGATGACCCTGCACGCCCTCAACGGCCTGCTCGCCCGACACCGCCTCGCCCTGCCCAACCTCGGTGACATCGACGCCCAGACGGTCGCCGGGGCGATCTCCACGGGCACCCACGGCACCGGCGTCGGCTTTGGCTGCCTGTCCACCTTCGTCGAGGCGATCACCCTGGTCACCGGGATCGGGGAGGTGCTGCGCTGCTCCGCCGACGAGCACCCGGACGTCTTCGCCGCCGCCCGGGTGTCGCTCGGCGCGCTCGGCGTGCTGGTCGAGGTGACCCTGCGCTGCGTGGACGCCTTCGTGCTGCACGCACACGAACGCCCGGCCGCGCTGGCCGACGTGCTCGACGAACTGCCGCCACTGATCGGCAACCACGACCACGTCGAGTTCTACTGGTTCCCCTACACCGCACGGGTCCAGGTCAAGACCAACGACCGCGTACCCGCCAACGACCGGCCGCTGCCCCGGTGGCGCGGCTGGCTGGACGACGACTTCCTGGCCAACACCGTCTTCGCCAGCGCCTGCCGGCTCGGCCGGGCCGTGCCGGCGCTGGCCCCGAGGATCAGCGCGGTCTCCGCCCGCGCGCTCACCGAACGCCGATACACCGGCCGCTCCGACCGGGTGTTCTGCACCCCGCGCCGGGTCCGCTTCGTGGAGATGGAGTACGGCCTGCCCCGCGAGGCGCTGCCCGAGGCGCTGGCGGCGCTCCGGCGGATCGTGGACGGGCTGCCGTTCAAGGTGCTCTTCCCGGTGGAGGTGCGGTTCACCGCCGCCGACGACATCTGGCTGTCGCACGGCTACGGCCGGGACTCCGCGTACATCGCCGTGCACCAGTACGTCGGCATGCCGTACGAGCCGTACTTCCGGGCCTTCGAGGAGGTGGCCGCCGGGCTCGGCGGCCGCCCGCACTGGGGCAAGCTGCACTACCGCGACGCCGCCTCGTTGGCCGCCGCCTACCCGCGCTTCGGCGACTTCCAGTCCCTCCGCGACCGCCTGGACCCCGACCGCGTCTTCACCAACCCCCACCTGACCCACATCCTCGGCGCCTGA
- a CDS encoding TetR/AcrR family transcriptional regulator, with product MLDACAELVDEVGYEGLTTTLLAERAEVAIGSVYQFFPDKRAIVQALTLRTMESYLQRLDERFASDEMTHWWDGVDAGIDEYITMHRTVPGFRTLHFGDVVDLHLLDEQRDNNGVIADQLARVLTERFGLTDVPKLRFVLEIAVEAADALIKLAFRRRSDGDERVLLEAKALIREYLHRQVDGPESARPTAEQQAAAAQPA from the coding sequence ATGTTGGACGCCTGCGCCGAACTCGTCGACGAGGTGGGGTACGAAGGGCTGACCACGACCCTGCTCGCCGAGCGCGCCGAGGTGGCGATCGGGTCGGTCTACCAGTTCTTCCCGGACAAGCGGGCGATCGTGCAGGCACTGACCCTGCGCACGATGGAGTCCTACCTCCAGCGGCTCGACGAGCGGTTCGCCTCTGACGAGATGACCCACTGGTGGGACGGCGTCGACGCGGGGATCGATGAGTACATCACGATGCACCGCACCGTTCCCGGCTTCCGTACCCTGCACTTCGGCGACGTGGTCGACCTGCACCTGCTCGATGAGCAGCGGGACAACAACGGCGTGATCGCCGACCAGTTGGCGCGGGTGCTCACCGAGCGCTTCGGGCTGACCGACGTCCCGAAGCTCCGCTTCGTCCTGGAGATCGCGGTGGAGGCGGCCGACGCGCTGATCAAGCTCGCGTTCCGGCGGCGGTCCGACGGCGACGAGCGGGTGCTGCTCGAGGCGAAGGCGCTGATCCGGGAGTACCTGCACCGCCAGGTCGACGGCCCGGAGAGTGCGCGGCCGACCGCAGAGCAGCAGGCAGCGGCCGCCCAGCCCGCCTGA
- a CDS encoding amino acid deaminase/aldolase has protein sequence MAIESDKLRERLDRATAHLDPPYAVVDLTAFDANSTALADRAAGKPVRLASKSVRSRALISRALARPGWRGVMAFTLPEAIWLVRAGVSDDVLVAYPSADRSALAELAADPALAAAITLMIDGTGQLDLIDAVRAPGQRAELRLCLDLDASWRPLRGRVHVGVRRSPVHSARAAGALAATVAGRAGFRLVGLMSYEAQIAGLGDAPPGQALLAGAIRLAQRGSYRELLARRSAAVAAVREHADLEFVNGGGTGSVAATSADPAVTEVTAGSGLYGPTLFDAYRAWRPTPAAFFACAVVRRPTPELATVLGGGWIASGPAADSRLPRPWLPAGLKLVGTEGAGEVQTPLAGAAAATLRIGDRVWFRHAKAGELCERVNEVHLVDGEAIVATVPTYRGEGRAFL, from the coding sequence GTGGCCATCGAAAGCGACAAACTTCGCGAGCGCCTGGATCGGGCGACCGCCCACCTCGACCCGCCGTACGCGGTGGTGGATCTCACCGCCTTCGACGCCAACTCGACCGCCCTGGCCGACCGCGCCGCCGGCAAACCGGTCCGACTGGCCAGCAAGTCGGTCCGCAGCCGGGCGCTGATCAGCCGGGCGCTCGCCCGGCCCGGCTGGCGGGGCGTGATGGCGTTCACCCTGCCCGAGGCGATCTGGCTGGTCCGCGCCGGGGTGAGCGACGACGTGCTGGTCGCGTACCCCAGTGCGGACCGCTCGGCGCTCGCCGAACTGGCCGCCGACCCGGCGCTGGCCGCCGCGATCACCCTGATGATCGACGGCACCGGGCAGCTCGACCTCATCGACGCCGTACGAGCCCCCGGGCAGCGCGCCGAGCTGCGGCTCTGCCTGGACCTGGACGCCTCCTGGCGACCGCTGCGCGGGCGGGTGCACGTCGGCGTCCGCCGCTCACCGGTGCACAGCGCCCGAGCGGCCGGCGCGCTCGCCGCCACCGTCGCCGGCCGGGCCGGCTTCCGGCTGGTCGGCCTCATGTCGTACGAGGCGCAGATCGCCGGCCTGGGCGACGCGCCGCCAGGGCAGGCGCTGCTGGCCGGCGCGATCCGGCTGGCCCAGCGCGGGTCGTACCGCGAGTTGCTGGCCCGCCGGAGCGCGGCGGTGGCCGCGGTCCGTGAGCACGCCGACCTGGAGTTCGTCAACGGTGGCGGCACCGGCAGCGTGGCCGCGACCAGCGCCGATCCCGCGGTCACCGAGGTCACCGCGGGATCGGGCCTGTACGGGCCGACGCTGTTCGACGCCTACCGCGCCTGGCGTCCCACCCCGGCGGCGTTCTTCGCCTGCGCGGTGGTCCGCCGACCGACGCCGGAGCTGGCGACCGTGCTCGGCGGCGGCTGGATCGCCTCCGGTCCGGCCGCCGACAGCCGACTGCCCCGACCGTGGCTGCCGGCCGGCCTGAAGCTGGTCGGCACCGAGGGGGCCGGCGAGGTGCAGACTCCGCTGGCCGGCGCGGCGGCGGCCACCCTGCGCATCGGCGACCGGGTGTGGTTCCGGCACGCCAAGGCCGGTGAGCTGTGTGAACGTGTCAACGAGGTGCACCTGGTCGACGGGGAGGCGATCGTGGCGACCGTGCCCACGTACCGGGGTGAGGGGCGGGCGTTCCTCTGA